A window of Streptomyces sp. SAI-127 contains these coding sequences:
- the amaP gene encoding alkaline shock response membrane anchor protein AmaP, whose amino-acid sequence MLRTVNRVLIGLVGLVLLVVGGSVLAVGLGLDPPSWWIHDGKKDVLLSDAERTRWDGEGWWWPTVIAALALVVLLTLWWLTAVLRRRRLTEVRVNTGDGEGALLRGRALEGVLEGEAAELDGVHRAHAHLTGRPDAPRTRVRLLLEPHVDPGTALHVLTTGALTHARNSAGLETLPAEVRMTGVKHKAERVS is encoded by the coding sequence ATGCTCAGGACCGTCAACCGCGTACTGATCGGCCTGGTCGGGCTGGTGCTGCTCGTCGTCGGCGGCTCGGTACTCGCCGTGGGCCTCGGCCTCGACCCACCCTCCTGGTGGATCCACGACGGCAAGAAGGACGTCCTGCTGAGCGACGCGGAGCGCACCCGCTGGGACGGCGAGGGCTGGTGGTGGCCGACGGTCATCGCCGCACTGGCACTCGTGGTGCTTCTGACCCTGTGGTGGCTGACCGCGGTCCTGCGCAGGCGCCGGCTCACGGAGGTACGCGTCAACACCGGCGACGGCGAGGGCGCGCTCCTGCGGGGCCGGGCCCTGGAGGGCGTACTCGAAGGCGAGGCGGCCGAGTTGGACGGCGTCCACCGGGCCCACGCCCATCTGACCGGCCGTCCGGACGCGCCCCGGACCCGCGTACGGCTCCTGCTGGAACCCCACGTGGACCCGGGAACGGCCCTTCACGTCCTGACGACAGGGGCCCTGACCCACGCCCGCAATTCGGCGGGGCTGGAGACCCTTCCGGCCGAGGTCCGCATGACCGGCGTCAAGCACAAAGCGGAGAGGGTCAGTTGA
- a CDS encoding SDR family oxidoreductase has product MDLGLKDRVYVVTGATRGLGNAAARELVADGAKVVVTGRDEARVLAAAAELGPNAFGVAVDNADPSAAERLIAAARENFGGFDGVLISVGGPAPGFVADNTDEQWQSAFESVFLGAVRLARAAAAELEAGGVIGFVLSGSVHEPIPGLTISNGLRPGLAGFAKSLSDELGPRGIRVVGLLPSRIDTDRVRELDALSADPEATRAANESRIPLRRYGTPEEFGRAAAFLLSPAASYLTGVMLPVDGGMRHGF; this is encoded by the coding sequence ATGGATCTTGGACTGAAGGACCGTGTGTACGTCGTCACCGGAGCGACCAGGGGGCTCGGCAACGCGGCCGCGCGCGAGCTGGTCGCCGACGGGGCTAAGGTCGTCGTGACCGGGCGGGACGAGGCGCGTGTGCTCGCCGCGGCGGCGGAGTTGGGGCCGAACGCCTTCGGGGTGGCCGTCGACAATGCCGATCCGTCGGCGGCCGAGCGGCTGATCGCCGCCGCGCGGGAGAACTTCGGCGGCTTCGACGGGGTGCTGATCAGCGTGGGCGGGCCTGCGCCGGGCTTTGTCGCCGACAACACGGACGAGCAGTGGCAGTCCGCGTTCGAGTCGGTGTTTCTGGGAGCGGTTCGGCTGGCACGGGCGGCTGCGGCCGAGCTGGAAGCCGGGGGTGTCATCGGGTTCGTGCTCTCCGGGTCCGTGCATGAACCGATTCCGGGACTGACGATCTCGAACGGGCTGCGGCCCGGTCTCGCCGGGTTCGCGAAGTCGCTCTCGGACGAGCTGGGGCCGCGGGGGATTCGGGTCGTCGGGCTCCTGCCGTCCCGTATCGACACGGATCGCGTGCGCGAGCTGGATGCGTTGTCGGCGGATCCGGAGGCCACCCGGGCCGCGAACGAGTCCCGGATTCCCTTGCGGCGGTATGGGACGCCGGAGGAGTTCGGGCGGGCCGCTGCGTTCTTGCTGTCGCCGGCTGCTTCGTATCTGACCGGGGTCATGCTGCCTGTCGACGGGGGCATGAGGCACGGCTTCTGA
- a CDS encoding glycoside hydrolase family 15 protein, with protein sequence MHPRIEDYALIGDEQTAALVGTDGSVDWLCLPRFDSGACFARLLGDEENGHWRIAPENADRCTRRAYRPGTLVLDTEWETDEGAVRVTDLMPQRHLAPDVVRVVEGLRGRVTVRSTLRLRFEYGSIVPWMRRSNGHRVAVAGPDAAWLRSKPPVRTWGEHFGTHSEFTVEKGEKVAFVLTWHPSHEPRPPLTDPFEALESSVADWRAWAARCRYDGPHRDAVVRSLITLKALTYRPTGGIVAAATTSLPEEMGGVRNWDYRYCWLRDSTLTLGALVQCGYLEEAEAWRDWLLRAVAGDPADLQIMYGVAGERRLPEFELPWLSGFGGSRPVRIGNEAVKQLQLDVYGEVMDSLSLARRAGLPAKPHMWSLQSVLLDFLRSSWRQPDEGLWEVRGGRRDFVHSKVMVWVAADRAVRALEAFPDLSGDLDGWRALRDEVHREVCEKGYDAERNTFTQYYGSRALDASLLLIPRVGFLPPDDPRVVGTVDAVRTELDHGGFVRRYSAEETTVDGLPGGEGIFLVCSFWLADALHMTGRTQEARELFERLLGLANDVGLLSEEYDPVAGAQLGNFPQAFSHIGLVNTALTLHGNEEAG encoded by the coding sequence GTGCACCCCCGTATCGAGGACTACGCCCTTATCGGCGACGAACAGACCGCCGCCCTGGTCGGCACGGACGGCTCGGTGGACTGGCTGTGCCTGCCCCGGTTCGACTCGGGGGCCTGCTTCGCGAGGCTGCTCGGCGACGAGGAGAACGGGCACTGGCGGATCGCTCCGGAGAACGCCGACCGGTGCACGAGGCGCGCCTACCGCCCCGGCACCCTCGTCCTGGACACCGAGTGGGAGACCGACGAGGGCGCGGTGCGCGTCACCGACCTGATGCCGCAGCGCCACCTGGCCCCCGACGTCGTACGCGTCGTGGAGGGGCTCCGCGGCCGGGTCACCGTGCGCAGCACGCTCCGGCTGCGCTTCGAGTACGGCTCGATCGTGCCCTGGATGCGCAGATCCAACGGGCATCGGGTGGCCGTCGCGGGACCCGACGCGGCCTGGCTGCGCAGCAAGCCCCCGGTACGCACCTGGGGCGAGCACTTCGGGACGCACTCGGAGTTCACCGTCGAGAAGGGCGAGAAGGTCGCCTTCGTGCTCACCTGGCACCCCTCGCACGAGCCGCGTCCCCCGCTGACCGACCCCTTCGAGGCGCTGGAGAGCAGCGTGGCCGACTGGCGGGCGTGGGCGGCGCGCTGCCGCTACGACGGTCCGCACCGGGACGCCGTGGTGCGTTCCCTGATCACGCTGAAGGCGCTCACCTACCGGCCGACCGGCGGCATCGTGGCCGCGGCCACGACCTCGCTGCCGGAGGAGATGGGCGGGGTGCGCAACTGGGACTACCGCTACTGCTGGCTGCGCGACTCCACCCTCACGCTGGGCGCCCTGGTGCAGTGCGGTTACCTGGAGGAGGCGGAGGCCTGGCGGGACTGGCTGCTGCGCGCGGTGGCAGGCGACCCGGCGGACCTCCAGATCATGTACGGCGTCGCGGGAGAACGGCGGCTGCCGGAGTTCGAGCTGCCGTGGCTGTCCGGGTTCGGCGGCTCCCGGCCGGTACGCATCGGCAACGAGGCCGTGAAACAGCTCCAGCTGGACGTGTACGGCGAGGTCATGGACTCGCTGTCGCTGGCCCGGCGTGCGGGCCTGCCCGCCAAACCGCACATGTGGTCCCTGCAGAGCGTCCTGCTGGACTTTCTCCGGTCCTCCTGGCGGCAGCCGGACGAGGGACTGTGGGAGGTGCGGGGCGGGCGCCGCGACTTCGTCCACTCGAAGGTCATGGTGTGGGTCGCCGCCGACCGCGCCGTGCGCGCCCTGGAGGCCTTCCCGGATCTGAGCGGCGACCTGGACGGCTGGCGCGCGCTGCGCGACGAGGTGCACCGCGAGGTCTGCGAGAAGGGCTACGACGCCGAACGCAACACCTTCACCCAGTACTACGGCTCGCGCGCACTCGACGCGTCCCTGCTGCTGATCCCGCGCGTCGGCTTTCTGCCGCCCGACGACCCCCGTGTCGTCGGCACGGTCGACGCGGTCCGCACGGAGCTGGACCACGGCGGATTCGTACGGCGGTACAGCGCCGAGGAGACGACGGTGGACGGGCTGCCGGGCGGCGAGGGCATCTTCCTGGTGTGCTCGTTCTGGCTCGCCGACGCGCTCCACATGACGGGCCGTACGCAGGAGGCACGGGAGCTCTTCGAACGGCTGCTGGGACTGGCCAACGACGTGGGGCTGCTGTCGGAGGAGTACGACCCCGTGGCCGGCGCCCAGCTCGGCAACTTCCCGCAGGCGTTCAGCCACATCGGACTGGTGAACACCGCCCTCACTCTCCACGGGAACGAGGAGGCAGGATAG
- a CDS encoding sigma-70 family RNA polymerase sigma factor — protein sequence MRQHLRHGTPGPVPLAPAAADPAELEREAGVARLFELHYASMLRLAVLLGADDPENVVAEAYYQIYRKWRRLRDTEAAEAYLRSTVCNLTRMRIRHLQVARRHVEAPATELVASAESTALLHDDQRVLIDALQQLPARQREALVLRHWLGLKESEIASAMGISCGSVKTHTARGLAALTQAMEARR from the coding sequence GTGAGACAGCACCTGAGACACGGCACCCCCGGGCCCGTCCCGCTCGCCCCCGCGGCGGCCGACCCGGCCGAGCTGGAGCGCGAGGCCGGTGTGGCCCGCCTTTTCGAGCTGCACTACGCCTCGATGCTCCGCCTCGCCGTCCTGCTCGGCGCCGACGACCCGGAGAACGTGGTCGCCGAGGCCTACTACCAGATCTACCGGAAGTGGCGGCGGCTGAGGGACACCGAGGCCGCGGAGGCCTATCTGCGCTCCACGGTCTGCAATCTGACGCGGATGCGGATACGCCACCTCCAGGTCGCCCGCCGACACGTCGAGGCCCCGGCCACGGAACTCGTCGCCTCCGCCGAGAGCACCGCGCTCCTCCACGACGACCAGCGCGTCCTCATCGACGCGCTCCAGCAACTGCCCGCCCGGCAGCGCGAGGCGCTGGTGCTCAGGCACTGGCTCGGGCTGAAGGAGAGCGAGATCGCCTCGGCGATGGGCATCTCCTGCGGCTCCGTCAAAACCCACACGGCACGCGGCCTGGCCGCCCTGACCCAGGCGATGGAGGCCCGGCGATGA
- a CDS encoding sodium:solute symporter family protein — MADSAMTATFLAVIGGASLLAVTARRLHPSDRLPSLEGWALADRSLGPVWTWLLLGGTIFTAYTFTAVPGLAYGNGAAAFFAVPYTVIVCPIAFVLLSRLGEVARRHGYITAADFVRGRYGSAPLALVVALTGILATMPYLALQLLGIRAVLTAGGVYPRGATGDLVMVALFAGLAVATYRHGLRAPTVISALKAVAVFVSLTAVTWLVLERLGGPGAVFDGAADRLGGPALLLSPEQQPAYATLALGSALALLMYPHVLTAGFAADSPRTLRKVVVALPAWTGLLALFGFLGIAALAAGVRAPEGGAETAVPMLVDRLMPGPLAGLVFGAITVGALVPAAVMSIAAATSFVRNVYVEYVHPTATPKRQVRIAKAVSLTAKVGAVAFVFGLRDQDAVNLQLLGGVWILQIFPAVAVGLFTGRLHPRALLAGWGAGMLAGTFLVVREGFSSLGGGPFQIYAGLVALLINLTVALAGTAALERLGVPRGADLTDLPSRLTVRRRPETGANNP, encoded by the coding sequence ATGGCCGACAGCGCCATGACCGCGACGTTCCTCGCCGTGATCGGCGGAGCGTCGCTGCTCGCCGTGACCGCGCGCCGCCTGCACCCCAGCGACCGGCTGCCGTCCCTGGAGGGCTGGGCGCTGGCCGACCGCAGTCTCGGGCCGGTGTGGACCTGGCTGCTGCTCGGCGGCACGATCTTCACCGCGTACACCTTCACCGCCGTACCGGGACTGGCGTACGGCAACGGCGCGGCCGCCTTCTTCGCGGTGCCGTACACGGTGATCGTGTGCCCGATCGCCTTCGTGCTGCTCAGCCGGCTGGGCGAGGTGGCCCGCCGGCACGGATACATCACCGCCGCCGACTTCGTGCGCGGCCGCTACGGTTCGGCGCCGCTGGCCCTGGTGGTCGCGCTGACCGGGATCCTCGCGACGATGCCGTATCTGGCGCTGCAACTGCTCGGGATACGGGCGGTGCTGACCGCGGGGGGCGTGTATCCGCGGGGCGCGACCGGTGACCTGGTGATGGTGGCGCTGTTCGCGGGCCTCGCGGTGGCCACCTACCGGCACGGGCTGCGGGCACCCACCGTGATATCCGCCCTCAAGGCGGTCGCCGTCTTCGTCTCGCTCACCGCCGTCACCTGGCTGGTCCTGGAACGGCTCGGCGGACCGGGCGCGGTGTTCGACGGGGCCGCAGACCGTCTGGGCGGACCGGCCCTGCTCCTCTCCCCCGAACAGCAGCCCGCCTACGCCACCCTCGCCCTCGGCTCCGCCCTCGCCCTGCTGATGTACCCGCACGTCCTGACCGCGGGTTTCGCCGCCGACAGCCCCCGCACCCTGCGCAAGGTCGTCGTGGCCCTGCCCGCCTGGACCGGGCTGCTCGCGCTCTTCGGGTTCCTGGGCATCGCGGCACTCGCGGCCGGGGTGCGGGCGCCGGAGGGCGGCGCCGAGACGGCCGTACCGATGCTGGTGGACCGGTTGATGCCGGGGCCGCTGGCCGGGCTGGTGTTCGGCGCGATCACCGTGGGGGCGCTGGTCCCGGCAGCGGTCATGTCGATCGCGGCGGCCACCAGTTTCGTGCGCAACGTCTACGTCGAGTACGTGCACCCGACGGCCACGCCCAAACGGCAGGTGCGGATCGCCAAGGCGGTGTCGCTGACGGCGAAGGTGGGCGCGGTGGCGTTCGTGTTCGGGCTGCGCGACCAGGACGCCGTCAACCTCCAGCTCCTCGGCGGGGTCTGGATCCTGCAGATCTTCCCGGCCGTCGCCGTGGGCCTGTTCACCGGGCGGCTGCATCCGCGGGCGCTGCTCGCCGGGTGGGGCGCGGGCATGCTGGCCGGCACCTTCCTCGTCGTCCGCGAGGGCTTCTCGTCGCTCGGCGGCGGGCCCTTCCAGATCTACGCCGGTCTCGTCGCCCTCCTGATCAACCTGACCGTCGCCCTGGCCGGAACCGCGGCCCTCGAACGGCTCGGTGTCCCGCGCGGCGCCGACCTGACCGACCTACCGTCGCGCCTGACCGTCAGGCGGCGCCCCGAGACGGGAGCGAACAACCCGTGA
- a CDS encoding DUF3311 domain-containing protein has protein sequence MARTGQHRLRRVAIAVLLLAPTAGLLWVPMYAGAEPRLAGTPFFYWYQLAWVPGCGLCLLAAYALTDRHRR, from the coding sequence ATGGCACGGACCGGTCAGCACCGGCTACGGCGCGTCGCGATCGCCGTACTGCTTCTCGCACCCACCGCGGGACTGCTGTGGGTCCCGATGTACGCCGGTGCGGAGCCGCGCCTGGCGGGCACGCCGTTCTTCTACTGGTACCAGCTCGCCTGGGTGCCGGGGTGCGGTCTGTGCCTGCTGGCCGCGTATGCGCTGACGGACCGACATCGCCGCTGA
- a CDS encoding carbon starvation CstA family protein, producing the protein MSPRSILLWAVVALLGAVAWGVLALARGEKISAVWLVVAALGSYAIAYRFYSRFIARRVLKPDDRRATPAERLEDGVDFHPTDKRVLLGHHFAAIAGAGPLVGPVLAAQMGYLPGTLWIVAGVIFAGAVQDMVVLFLSMRRDGKSLGQMARDEIGRAGGAAALVAVFAIMIILLGVLALVVVNALAHSPWGTFSVAMTVPIALFMGFWMHRIRPGRVVETSFIGVALLLLAIAGGSWVQNSSLASTFTLSPTTLVFCLVGYGFVASVLPVWMLLAPRDYLSTFMKIGTIALLAVGVVVAAPVLRADAVSDFATSGAGPVFAGSLFPFLFITIACGALSGFHALVSSGTTPKLIEKESQVRLIGYGAMLMESFVAIMALIAAATLEPGLYYAMNGPAGLLGTTAESAAHAVAGLGFTITPDQLTQAAKAVEEQSLIARSGGAPTLAVGMSEIFSGVFGGTAMKAFWYHFAIMFEALFILTTVDAGTRVGRFMLQDMLGNVWKPVGRVNWKPGIWLCSALVVAAWGYFLYTGATDPLGGINQLFPLFGIANQLLAAIALAVCTTVLVKSGKLRWAWVTGIPLAWVVAITFTAGWQKIFSDDPRVGFFAQRAKYADGIDAGQVLAPAKTLDDMHTVVTNSTVDGVLIALFLLLVAVVLVNAAVVCTRAVRAPGASPTTEAPYVESRIDVPAQGREELVGVRS; encoded by the coding sequence ATGTCACCTCGGTCGATCCTGCTGTGGGCCGTCGTCGCGCTGCTCGGCGCGGTCGCCTGGGGCGTGCTCGCGCTGGCCCGGGGCGAGAAGATCTCCGCGGTCTGGCTGGTCGTCGCCGCGCTCGGCTCGTACGCGATCGCCTACCGCTTCTACTCCCGGTTCATCGCCCGCCGCGTCCTGAAGCCGGACGACCGCCGCGCCACTCCGGCCGAACGCCTGGAGGACGGCGTCGACTTCCACCCCACCGACAAGCGGGTGCTCCTCGGCCACCACTTCGCGGCCATCGCGGGCGCCGGACCGCTGGTCGGCCCGGTGCTGGCGGCCCAGATGGGATATCTGCCGGGCACGCTGTGGATCGTCGCCGGAGTGATCTTCGCGGGGGCCGTACAGGACATGGTCGTGCTGTTCCTGTCCATGCGGCGGGACGGCAAGTCGCTCGGGCAGATGGCCCGGGACGAGATCGGCCGGGCGGGCGGCGCGGCCGCGCTGGTCGCGGTCTTCGCCATCATGATCATCCTGCTGGGCGTGCTGGCCCTGGTCGTGGTCAACGCCCTCGCGCACTCCCCGTGGGGCACCTTCTCCGTCGCGATGACCGTCCCGATCGCCCTGTTCATGGGCTTCTGGATGCACCGCATCCGCCCCGGCCGGGTCGTGGAGACCAGCTTCATCGGCGTCGCGCTGCTGCTGCTCGCGATCGCCGGCGGCAGCTGGGTCCAGAACTCCTCGCTGGCCTCCACCTTCACCCTGAGCCCGACGACCCTGGTCTTCTGCCTGGTCGGCTACGGCTTCGTGGCGTCGGTCCTCCCGGTCTGGATGCTCCTGGCCCCCCGCGACTACCTCTCCACCTTCATGAAGATCGGCACGATCGCGCTGCTGGCCGTGGGTGTCGTGGTCGCCGCCCCGGTGCTGCGCGCGGACGCGGTGAGCGACTTCGCCACATCGGGCGCGGGGCCGGTGTTCGCGGGCTCGCTGTTCCCGTTCCTGTTCATCACCATCGCCTGTGGCGCGTTGTCCGGCTTCCACGCGCTGGTCTCCTCCGGTACGACGCCGAAGCTGATCGAGAAGGAGTCGCAGGTCCGTCTCATCGGTTACGGCGCCATGCTGATGGAGTCGTTCGTCGCGATCATGGCGCTGATCGCGGCGGCGACCCTTGAGCCCGGCCTGTACTACGCGATGAACGGCCCGGCGGGACTGCTGGGCACGACAGCCGAGTCGGCCGCGCACGCGGTGGCGGGCCTCGGCTTCACCATCACGCCCGACCAGCTGACCCAGGCCGCCAAGGCGGTCGAGGAACAGTCGCTGATCGCCCGGTCCGGAGGCGCCCCGACCCTCGCGGTCGGCATGTCGGAGATCTTCTCCGGGGTGTTCGGCGGTACCGCCATGAAGGCCTTCTGGTACCACTTCGCGATCATGTTCGAGGCGCTGTTCATCCTGACGACGGTGGACGCGGGTACGCGCGTCGGCCGCTTCATGCTCCAGGACATGCTCGGCAACGTGTGGAAGCCGGTCGGCCGGGTCAACTGGAAGCCGGGCATCTGGCTGTGCAGTGCTCTGGTGGTGGCGGCCTGGGGCTACTTCCTCTACACCGGCGCCACCGACCCCCTGGGCGGGATCAACCAGCTCTTCCCGCTGTTCGGCATCGCGAACCAGTTGCTGGCCGCGATCGCGCTGGCCGTGTGCACCACCGTCCTCGTCAAGTCCGGGAAGCTGCGCTGGGCGTGGGTCACCGGGATCCCGCTGGCCTGGGTGGTCGCGATCACGTTCACCGCGGGCTGGCAGAAGATCTTCTCCGACGACCCGCGGGTCGGGTTCTTCGCCCAGCGGGCCAAGTACGCGGACGGCATCGACGCGGGCCAGGTGCTCGCGCCCGCCAAGACCCTCGACGACATGCACACGGTGGTCACCAACTCCACGGTCGACGGAGTGCTCATCGCCTTGTTCCTGCTGCTGGTCGCGGTCGTGCTCGTCAACGCGGCGGTGGTGTGCACACGGGCCGTCCGGGCCCCGGGGGCGTCGCCGACCACCGAGGCGCCGTACGTCGAGTCGCGGATCGATGTGCCCGCGCAGGGCCGTGAGGAGCTCGTGGGAGTGCGCTCGTGA
- a CDS encoding YbdD/YjiX family protein — MTATARRWARALRWYLRELTGEAEYDRYRERHLRHHPLAPVPTRREYEVLRARHREAHPQGRCC, encoded by the coding sequence GTGACCGCGACAGCGCGGCGGTGGGCGCGGGCGCTCCGGTGGTACCTGCGGGAGCTGACCGGGGAGGCGGAGTACGACCGCTACCGCGAGCGGCATCTGCGCCACCATCCGCTCGCGCCGGTACCGACCCGACGGGAGTACGAGGTGCTGCGCGCCCGGCACCGGGAGGCTCACCCGCAGGGGCGGTGCTGCTGA
- a CDS encoding SURF1 family protein, translating into MYRFLLSRQWVILMLVALLLIPTMIRLGIWQMHRYEERTARNQLVSDAMSAKPVPVERMTSPGHTVTTHDRYRSVTAKGHFDTDDEVVVRRRTNSDDEVGYHVLTPFVLDDGKVLLVNRGWIPSDGPSQTAFPKIPAPPKGEITVTGRLMPDETTAASGIKNLKGLPDRQVMLINSEQEAERLGATVLGGYIAQTAPEPKGDIPELIGGDPGKEDAALNYAYAIQWWLFSVGVPIGWVVLVRRELRDRREKAEQESTTKAEPAAV; encoded by the coding sequence GTGTACCGCTTCCTGTTGTCCCGGCAGTGGGTGATCCTCATGCTGGTCGCCCTGCTTCTCATCCCCACGATGATCAGGCTGGGCATCTGGCAGATGCACCGCTACGAGGAGCGCACCGCCCGCAACCAGCTGGTCTCCGACGCGATGTCCGCGAAGCCGGTGCCGGTGGAGCGGATGACCTCGCCGGGACACACCGTCACCACCCACGACCGGTATCGCAGCGTGACCGCGAAGGGTCACTTCGACACCGACGACGAGGTCGTGGTCCGGCGCCGCACCAACTCCGACGACGAGGTCGGGTACCACGTCCTGACCCCCTTCGTCCTGGACGACGGCAAGGTGCTGCTGGTCAACCGGGGGTGGATCCCCTCGGACGGGCCGAGCCAGACCGCGTTCCCGAAGATCCCCGCTCCCCCGAAGGGTGAGATCACCGTCACGGGGCGGCTGATGCCCGACGAGACGACCGCGGCGAGCGGAATCAAGAACCTCAAGGGGCTGCCCGACCGGCAGGTCATGCTGATCAACAGCGAGCAGGAGGCCGAGCGGCTGGGCGCCACGGTGCTCGGCGGCTACATCGCCCAGACGGCACCCGAGCCGAAGGGCGACATCCCGGAACTGATCGGCGGCGACCCCGGCAAGGAGGACGCCGCGCTGAACTACGCCTACGCCATCCAGTGGTGGCTGTTCTCCGTCGGCGTTCCGATCGGCTGGGTGGTCCTGGTGCGGCGGGAACTCCGCGACCGGCGGGAGAAGGCGGAGCAGGAGAGCACGACCAAGGCGGAGCCGGCCGCGGTGTGA